One Stenotrophomonas sp. SAU14A_NAIMI4_5 DNA segment encodes these proteins:
- a CDS encoding ATP-binding cassette domain-containing protein, whose protein sequence is MSASASSLVQLSNVRIDRSGRTILRDVSLQVPQGSITAVLGPSGSGKSTLLAALTGELRPVAGEVTLFGKPIPHDSGALLEMRKSVGVLLQGNGLLTDLTVAENVALPLRTHTRLPAAVLRRLVQMKLHAVGLLAAADAWPRELSGGMARRVALARALALDPPLMIYDEPLTGLDPIASGVIMSLIQRLNHSLGLTSIIVSHHVHETLPICDQVIAIANGGIVFQGTPEALQSSQDPLLRQFLHGQPDGPIPFDAAPRARVA, encoded by the coding sequence ATGTCGGCTTCCGCCTCCAGTCTGGTGCAGTTGTCCAACGTCCGCATCGACCGGAGCGGACGCACGATCCTGCGTGACGTTTCCCTGCAGGTTCCGCAGGGCAGCATCACTGCGGTGCTGGGCCCGTCCGGCAGCGGCAAATCGACCCTGCTGGCCGCGCTGACCGGCGAACTGCGCCCGGTCGCCGGCGAGGTCACCCTGTTCGGCAAGCCGATCCCGCATGACAGCGGCGCGCTGCTGGAAATGCGCAAGAGCGTGGGCGTGCTGCTGCAGGGCAATGGCCTGCTGACCGACCTCACCGTGGCCGAGAACGTCGCCCTGCCCCTGCGCACCCATACCCGCCTGCCGGCGGCGGTGCTGCGCCGGCTGGTGCAGATGAAGCTGCACGCGGTGGGCCTGCTGGCCGCCGCCGATGCCTGGCCGCGCGAGCTGTCCGGCGGCATGGCGCGCCGCGTGGCACTGGCCCGCGCGCTGGCCCTGGACCCGCCGCTGATGATCTACGACGAGCCGCTGACCGGGCTGGACCCGATCGCCTCGGGGGTCATCATGAGCCTGATCCAGCGCCTCAACCACAGCCTGGGCCTGACCAGCATCATCGTCAGCCACCACGTGCACGAGACCCTGCCGATCTGCGACCAGGTGATCGCCATTGCCAATGGCGGCATCGTGTTCCAGGGCACGCCCGAAGCGCTGCAGTCCAGCCAGGACCCGCTGCTGCGGCAGTTCCTGCACGGCCAGCCCGATGGCCCCATTCCGTTCGATGCCGCGCCGCGCGCGAGGGTTGCCTGA
- a CDS encoding ABC transporter substrate-binding protein: MKMKLIPALLASSLLLASPFLAQAQSTAPAVTAPQGQAGKVVIDASSRIMSTLQQRRAEFTSNPASLRSYIDSELTRTFDRDYAARLVLGTHARGASDADIKLFADAMADSLMQRYGSTLLNIQGKPSFRLKGESPLPGNRGVRVATELVRAGNEPTPVEYWMRNVNGQWKIFDVNIEGISYVQTFRNQFDAPLRQKGIKQVASELRSGSMQAGPAGNGK, encoded by the coding sequence ATGAAGATGAAACTGATCCCGGCCCTGCTGGCCTCGTCGCTGCTGCTGGCTTCCCCGTTCCTGGCCCAGGCGCAGTCCACCGCCCCCGCCGTGACCGCCCCGCAGGGCCAGGCCGGCAAGGTGGTCATCGACGCCAGCAGCCGCATCATGTCGACCCTGCAGCAGCGCCGCGCTGAGTTCACCAGCAACCCGGCCAGCCTGCGCAGCTACATCGACAGCGAACTGACCCGCACCTTCGACCGCGACTATGCCGCGCGCCTGGTGCTGGGCACGCACGCCCGCGGCGCCTCCGATGCCGACATCAAGCTGTTTGCCGATGCGATGGCCGACAGCCTGATGCAGCGCTACGGCTCGACCCTGCTGAACATCCAGGGCAAGCCGAGCTTCCGCCTGAAGGGCGAGAGCCCGCTGCCGGGCAACCGCGGCGTGCGCGTGGCCACCGAACTGGTGCGTGCCGGCAACGAGCCGACCCCGGTCGAGTACTGGATGCGCAACGTCAACGGCCAGTGGAAGATCTTCGACGTCAACATCGAAGGCATCTCCTACGTGCAGACCTTCCGCAACCAGTTCGATGCCCCGCTGCGCCAGAAGGGCATCAAGCAGGTGGCCAGCGAACTGCGCAGCGGCAGCATGCAGGCCGGACCGGCCGGCAATGGCAAGTAA
- a CDS encoding VacJ family lipoprotein — protein MNVVRAFPLMILALALSACAGKPARSDAPVADTVVPASAPADAPAADAGTVDAGPAAAMDDATATPPPATNAGTDAETDAATAAAAAAPGGDDDFDALYGNAGTAATTAAYDPWEPLNRRVHRFNVGVDNVIARPLATAYTHVVPRFARTGVSNFFSNIRSPVTIVNQLLQGRPDDAWDTFGRFLMNSTLGIGGLFDPASKAMVPNRREDFGQTLGAWGWRRSRYVELPFFGPRTVRDVFGLAGDMPLSPMRTIEEDKIRIALQGLQLVDTRAQLMAVDDLRSSAVDEYALVRDAWLQRRNYQIENDLRGKRERGSDDENSPIPVDAMPMPNWTN, from the coding sequence ATGAACGTCGTACGCGCGTTTCCCCTGATGATCCTGGCCCTGGCGCTCAGCGCCTGTGCCGGCAAGCCCGCGCGCAGCGATGCGCCGGTGGCCGACACCGTGGTTCCGGCCAGCGCACCGGCCGATGCACCTGCTGCCGATGCCGGCACGGTTGACGCGGGACCGGCGGCCGCCATGGACGACGCGACGGCCACGCCGCCGCCGGCCACGAATGCCGGAACCGATGCCGAAACCGATGCCGCCACGGCCGCGGCCGCCGCTGCGCCCGGTGGCGACGACGATTTCGACGCGCTGTACGGCAACGCCGGCACCGCTGCCACCACCGCTGCCTACGACCCATGGGAGCCGCTGAACCGCCGCGTGCACCGCTTCAACGTGGGCGTGGACAACGTGATCGCGCGTCCGCTGGCCACCGCCTATACCCATGTCGTGCCGCGCTTCGCGCGTACCGGCGTGAGCAACTTCTTCAGCAACATCCGTTCGCCGGTCACCATCGTCAACCAGCTGCTGCAGGGCCGCCCGGATGATGCGTGGGATACCTTCGGCCGCTTTTTGATGAACTCGACGCTGGGCATCGGTGGCCTGTTCGATCCGGCCAGCAAGGCGATGGTGCCCAACCGCCGCGAGGACTTCGGGCAGACCCTGGGTGCCTGGGGCTGGCGCCGTTCGCGTTACGTGGAACTGCCGTTCTTCGGCCCGCGTACCGTGCGCGATGTGTTCGGCCTGGCCGGTGACATGCCGCTGTCGCCGATGCGCACGATCGAGGAAGACAAGATCCGCATCGCGCTGCAGGGCCTGCAGCTGGTCGATACCCGCGCGCAGCTGATGGCGGTCGACGACCTGCGCAGCTCGGCGGTGGATGAGTACGCGCTGGTGCGCGATGCCTGGCTGCAGCGCCGCAACTACCAGATCGAGAACGACCTGCGCGGCAAGCGCGAGCGTGGCAGCGACGATGAGAATTCGCCGATCCCGGTGGATGCCATGCCGATGCCGAACTGGACCAACTGA
- the mlaD gene encoding outer membrane lipid asymmetry maintenance protein MlaD: MAIRGPRLEFSVGAFLLLALASLMVLAVASTNQRWSWGGGSGYELKARFSQVGQLRKQAPVKIGGVTVGQVASIELDPVKFESIVTLRMDSKVKDLPADTSAGIFTSGLLGESYIGLQPGGDPEVLKPGEEIVFTQPAVDLLQLVGKYMFSGSAGGAGQKPNDGEQSPATEPQP; the protein is encoded by the coding sequence ATGGCCATACGCGGTCCCAGACTCGAATTCTCCGTCGGCGCATTCCTGCTGCTGGCCCTGGCATCGCTGATGGTGCTGGCCGTGGCCTCGACCAACCAGCGCTGGAGCTGGGGTGGCGGCAGCGGCTATGAACTGAAGGCGCGCTTCTCCCAGGTCGGCCAGCTGCGCAAGCAGGCGCCGGTGAAGATCGGCGGCGTCACCGTCGGCCAGGTCGCCTCGATCGAACTGGACCCGGTGAAGTTCGAATCGATCGTGACCCTGCGCATGGACAGCAAGGTCAAGGACCTGCCGGCCGATACCTCCGCCGGCATCTTCACCAGCGGTTTGCTCGGCGAGAGCTATATCGGTCTGCAGCCCGGTGGTGATCCGGAGGTACTGAAGCCCGGTGAGGAGATCGTCTTCACCCAGCCGGCGGTGGACCTGCTGCAGCTGGTCGGCAAGTACATGTTCAGTGGCAGCGCCGGTGGCGCTGGCCAGAAACCCAACGATGGCGAGCAGTCGCCTGCAACGGAACCGCAACCATGA
- a CDS encoding glutathione peroxidase: MSTPIQDISLTTIDGQPSTLGDYQGKVLLVVNVASKCGLTPQYEGLQALYAEKQAQGLEVLGFPANNFLGQEPGSEAEIQQFCQLTYDVTFPMFAKISVAGEDTHPLYQQLTAAQPQAIGEGPLRERLASKEIPIHAAPAVLWNFEKFLVGRDGKVVARFAPDVAADDARLCEAIDAALAA; the protein is encoded by the coding sequence GTGAGCACCCCGATCCAGGACATTTCCCTCACCACCATCGACGGCCAGCCGTCCACCCTGGGCGATTACCAGGGCAAGGTCCTGCTGGTGGTGAACGTCGCCTCCAAGTGCGGCCTGACCCCGCAGTACGAAGGCCTGCAGGCGCTGTACGCGGAAAAGCAGGCACAGGGCCTGGAAGTGCTGGGTTTCCCGGCCAACAACTTCCTCGGCCAGGAGCCGGGCAGCGAGGCGGAAATCCAGCAGTTCTGCCAGCTGACCTACGACGTGACCTTCCCGATGTTCGCCAAGATCAGCGTGGCCGGTGAAGACACCCACCCGCTGTACCAGCAGCTGACCGCCGCCCAGCCGCAGGCGATCGGCGAAGGCCCGCTGCGCGAGCGCTTGGCCAGCAAGGAGATCCCGATCCACGCTGCACCGGCAGTGCTGTGGAACTTCGAGAAGTTCCTTGTCGGCCGCGATGGCAAGGTGGTCGCACGCTTCGCCCCGGACGTGGCCGCCGATGACGCGCGCCTGTGCGAGGCGATCGACGCCGCACTGGCCGCCTGA
- a CDS encoding MlaE family lipid ABC transporter permease subunit, translated as MPFVQATRSLGRAGLFSLTVLRGSLPTRDFLAELTREIYKIGARSLPIIAVGGAFVGLVLTLQGYRTLTTFGAADALSTLLGLSLYRELAPVLTALLFIGRAGSSIAAELGLMRATDQIKALELMAIDPVAKAVAPRFWAAVLTVPLLTGIFCSLAISASYFEAVHVLGLDNGVFWSALRNSVDFWDDFGVAMLKSAIFGGTAALVASYVGFHAEPTIEGTSVATTRAVVNASLLVLMFNFVLSAMLFT; from the coding sequence ATGCCGTTCGTGCAAGCCACCCGTTCGCTGGGCCGCGCCGGCCTGTTCTCGCTGACCGTGCTGCGCGGTTCGCTGCCCACGCGTGATTTCCTCGCCGAGCTGACCCGCGAGATCTACAAGATCGGCGCGCGCTCGCTGCCGATCATCGCCGTCGGCGGTGCCTTCGTCGGCCTGGTGCTGACCCTGCAGGGCTACCGCACGCTGACCACCTTCGGTGCGGCCGACGCGCTGTCGACCCTGCTCGGCCTGTCGCTGTACCGCGAGCTGGCACCGGTGCTGACCGCGCTGCTGTTCATCGGCCGCGCCGGCAGCTCGATCGCCGCCGAACTGGGCCTGATGCGTGCCACCGACCAGATCAAGGCGCTGGAGCTGATGGCCATCGACCCGGTGGCCAAGGCGGTGGCCCCGCGCTTCTGGGCGGCGGTGCTGACCGTGCCGCTGCTCACCGGCATCTTCTGTTCGCTGGCCATCAGTGCCAGCTACTTCGAAGCGGTGCACGTGCTGGGCCTGGACAATGGCGTGTTCTGGTCGGCGCTGCGCAACAGCGTGGACTTCTGGGATGACTTCGGCGTGGCGATGCTGAAGTCGGCGATCTTCGGCGGCACCGCCGCGCTGGTCGCGTCCTACGTCGGTTTCCACGCCGAGCCGACCATCGAAGGCACCTCGGTGGCCACCACCCGTGCGGTGGTCAACGCCTCGCTGCTGGTGCTGATGTTCAACTTCGTGCTGTCGGCAATGTTGTTCACCTAA
- a CDS encoding glutathione S-transferase N-terminal domain-containing protein yields the protein MLELYGKPTSINVRKVLWLCAGLDLAVQHHAAPDADLLRGLNPNAQVPVLREGDFVLWESNSICRYLATRAGRDDLLPVEPQARARVEQWMDWQATDLNTAWRHVFMARVRGHADYPDDARAEASLAQWNRLMAMLDAQLARHAYVAGDDFTLADIVLGLSTQRWRSTPGGKPVLANVDAWFERLRRQPGFAAHVDNGVA from the coding sequence ATGCTCGAACTGTACGGAAAGCCGACCTCGATCAACGTGCGCAAGGTGCTGTGGCTGTGCGCCGGGCTGGACTTGGCGGTGCAGCACCACGCTGCCCCTGATGCAGACCTGCTGCGCGGGCTGAACCCGAACGCACAGGTGCCGGTGCTGCGCGAGGGCGACTTCGTGCTGTGGGAATCCAACAGCATCTGCCGCTACCTGGCCACGCGCGCCGGGCGCGATGACCTGCTGCCGGTCGAGCCGCAAGCGCGGGCGCGGGTGGAGCAGTGGATGGACTGGCAGGCGACCGATCTGAACACGGCATGGCGCCACGTGTTCATGGCGCGCGTGCGCGGGCATGCGGATTACCCGGACGATGCGCGGGCGGAGGCGAGCCTTGCGCAGTGGAACCGGCTGATGGCGATGCTGGATGCGCAGCTGGCGCGCCACGCGTACGTGGCCGGCGATGACTTCACTCTGGCTGACATCGTGCTGGGGCTGTCGACGCAGCGCTGGCGCAGCACGCCGGGCGGCAAGCCGGTGCTGGCGAATGTCGACGCGTGGTTCGAGCGGTTGCGGCGGCAGCCGGGGTTTGCGGCGCACGTCGACAACGGGGTTGCCTGA
- a CDS encoding zinc-binding alcohol dehydrogenase family protein, whose amino-acid sequence MRAIAYTHAGLPIDDPQALIDIDLDLPQPGPRDLRVAVRAVAVNPVDTKVRRNAATEGPRVLGWDAVGVVDAVGSEVTLFQPGDAVYYAGVIDRPGSNAEYQLVDERSVGRKPASLDDAAAVALPLTAITAWELLFDRLRIVEGGGEGQTLLVIGAAGGVGSILVQLARTLTKLTVIGTASRPDTQDWVYAMGAHHVIDHSLPLAEGLARLGIPQVEHVASLTHTDQHYAQIVEVLAPQGQLGLIDDPGQLDVMALKRKALSLHWELMFTRPLFKTADMQRQHDLLNRVAELIDAGVLQTTLGEHFGRINAANLRRAHALVESNRAKGKIVLEGW is encoded by the coding sequence ATGCGCGCCATTGCCTACACCCACGCCGGCCTGCCGATCGATGACCCGCAGGCCCTGATCGACATCGACCTGGACCTGCCGCAGCCGGGCCCGCGCGACCTGCGGGTGGCGGTGCGCGCCGTGGCGGTGAACCCGGTGGATACCAAGGTGCGCCGCAACGCCGCCACCGAAGGCCCGCGCGTGCTGGGCTGGGATGCGGTGGGCGTGGTCGATGCGGTGGGCAGCGAGGTGACCCTGTTCCAGCCCGGCGACGCGGTCTACTACGCCGGCGTGATCGACCGCCCGGGCAGCAATGCCGAGTACCAGCTGGTGGACGAGCGCAGCGTCGGCCGCAAGCCGGCCAGCCTCGACGATGCCGCCGCCGTGGCCCTGCCGCTGACCGCGATCACCGCCTGGGAACTGCTGTTCGACCGCCTGCGCATCGTCGAGGGCGGCGGTGAAGGGCAGACCCTGCTGGTGATCGGCGCGGCCGGCGGCGTCGGCTCGATCCTGGTGCAGCTGGCACGCACGCTGACCAAGCTGACCGTGATCGGCACCGCCTCGCGCCCGGACACCCAGGACTGGGTCTATGCGATGGGCGCACACCACGTGATCGATCACAGCCTGCCCCTGGCCGAAGGCCTGGCCCGGCTGGGCATCCCGCAGGTCGAGCACGTGGCCAGCCTGACCCACACCGACCAGCACTACGCGCAGATCGTGGAAGTGCTGGCGCCGCAGGGCCAGCTGGGCCTGATCGACGACCCCGGCCAGCTGGACGTGATGGCGCTGAAGCGCAAGGCGCTGTCGCTGCACTGGGAACTGATGTTCACCCGCCCGCTGTTCAAGACCGCCGACATGCAGCGCCAGCACGACCTGCTGAACCGCGTGGCCGAGCTGATCGATGCCGGCGTGCTGCAGACCACGCTGGGCGAGCACTTCGGGCGCATCAATGCCGCCAACCTGCGGCGCGCGCACGCGCTGGTGGAGAGCAATCGCGCGAAGGGCAAGATCGTGCTGGAAGGCTGGTAA
- a CDS encoding STAS domain-containing protein encodes MASKPLALLEGDTLRLRGVLDRAAVIALWPQLQALPAKLARLELGEVERVDSAGLALLAELAARARTQGHPLSISGTPAGFNELSAAYRLSPDLDFNAPSAAS; translated from the coding sequence ATGGCAAGTAAGCCACTGGCGCTGCTGGAAGGCGACACCCTGCGCCTGCGCGGGGTGCTCGACCGTGCCGCTGTGATCGCCCTGTGGCCGCAGCTGCAGGCGTTGCCGGCAAAGCTGGCACGGCTGGAACTGGGCGAAGTCGAGCGCGTTGACAGCGCTGGCCTGGCGCTGCTGGCCGAACTGGCCGCGCGTGCCCGCACCCAGGGCCACCCGCTGTCGATTTCCGGCACCCCTGCCGGTTTCAACGAACTGAGCGCAGCCTACCGGCTGTCGCCCGATCTGGATTTCAATGCACCTTCTGCTGCGAGCTGA
- the rmuC gene encoding DNA recombination protein RmuC: protein MQTEFLLIGGLLLAVLVLQLIALLRRPPHDRLEQAVREEARAGRSELREQLDGFARALTDLSTRTDQRLDLLREALGEDARKARAEAAESQQRSGALMGQRLQELRAQLEVFGQQQEARIHAFGQQLQELTTRTDTQLGALRQTLVDDARKGREEGAQSQQRLTESLGLRLQELTQRNEQRIAEMRTTLEEQLRALQSDNAQKLEQMRVTVDEKLQTTLETRLGQSFKLVSERLEQVQRGLGEMQQLATGVGDLKRVLTNVKTRGSWGEVQLENILEQTLIQEQYARAVKVRPDSNEMVDIAVRLPGRGDDAPVWLPIDSKFPREDYERLLDAQDQGDAELVRIQGVQLERAVKVQAKSISEKYIVPPHTTDFAVMFLPTEGLYAEIIRRPGLVDLLQRDHRVVVAGPTTITALLNSLQMGFRTLAIEKRSSEVWSLLGAVKSEFGKFAGILEKAEKQITTVGRSIGAASRKTRTIERRLRGVETLANEQVQQLLGDLGEAEEEGGEDEASEGEET, encoded by the coding sequence ATGCAAACCGAATTCCTGCTCATCGGCGGCCTCCTGCTGGCCGTCCTCGTCCTGCAGCTGATCGCCCTGCTGCGCCGCCCGCCCCATGACCGCCTGGAACAGGCGGTGCGCGAGGAGGCGCGGGCCGGCCGCAGCGAACTGCGCGAACAGCTGGATGGCTTCGCCCGTGCGCTGACCGACCTGTCCACCCGCACCGACCAGCGCCTGGACCTGCTGCGCGAAGCGCTCGGCGAAGATGCACGCAAGGCGCGTGCTGAAGCGGCCGAGAGCCAGCAGCGCAGCGGTGCATTGATGGGCCAGCGCCTGCAGGAACTGCGCGCGCAGCTGGAAGTGTTCGGCCAGCAGCAGGAGGCGCGCATCCACGCCTTCGGCCAACAGCTGCAGGAACTGACCACGCGTACCGACACCCAGCTGGGCGCGCTGCGCCAGACCCTGGTGGACGATGCCCGCAAGGGCCGCGAGGAAGGGGCGCAGTCGCAGCAGCGGCTGACCGAAAGCCTGGGCCTGCGCTTGCAGGAACTGACCCAGCGCAACGAACAACGCATCGCCGAGATGCGCACGACCCTGGAAGAACAGCTGCGCGCGCTGCAGAGCGACAACGCGCAGAAGCTGGAACAGATGCGCGTGACCGTGGACGAGAAGCTGCAGACCACGCTGGAAACGCGCCTGGGCCAGTCGTTCAAGCTGGTCTCCGAGCGCCTGGAACAGGTGCAGCGCGGGCTGGGCGAGATGCAGCAGCTGGCCACCGGCGTGGGCGACCTCAAGCGCGTGCTGACCAACGTCAAGACGCGCGGCAGCTGGGGTGAAGTGCAGCTGGAGAACATCCTCGAGCAGACCCTGATCCAGGAGCAGTACGCGCGCGCGGTGAAGGTGCGCCCGGACAGCAACGAGATGGTCGACATCGCGGTGCGCCTGCCCGGCCGCGGCGACGACGCGCCGGTGTGGCTGCCGATCGATTCCAAGTTCCCGCGCGAGGACTATGAGCGCCTGCTGGACGCGCAGGACCAGGGTGACGCCGAGCTGGTGCGCATCCAGGGCGTGCAGCTGGAGCGCGCGGTGAAGGTGCAGGCCAAGTCGATCAGCGAGAAGTACATCGTGCCGCCGCACACCACCGATTTCGCGGTGATGTTCCTGCCCACCGAAGGCCTGTACGCCGAGATCATCCGCCGGCCCGGCCTGGTCGACCTGCTGCAGCGCGACCATCGCGTGGTGGTGGCCGGCCCGACCACCATCACCGCGCTGCTCAACAGCCTGCAGATGGGCTTCCGCACGCTGGCCATCGAGAAGCGGTCCAGCGAAGTGTGGAGCCTGCTGGGTGCGGTGAAGAGCGAGTTCGGCAAGTTCGCTGGCATCCTCGAGAAGGCCGAGAAGCAGATCACCACGGTCGGCCGCAGCATCGGCGCGGCCAGCCGCAAGACGCGCACCATCGAGCGCCGCCTGCGTGGCGTGGAGACCCTTGCCAACGAACAGGTGCAGCAGCTGCTGGGCGACCTCGGGGAAGCCGAGGAAGAGGGCGGTGAGGACGAGGCCAGCGAGGGCGAAGAGACCTGA